In a genomic window of Saccharothrix sp. HUAS TT1:
- a CDS encoding glycoside hydrolase family 3 C-terminal domain-containing protein codes for MDEALDRLVGKLDVARKVRLVTGAAGWRTHDEPDIGLRPIVVSDGPIGVRGQGWDERSTSLTLPSPTALAATWNADLVRRLGVLLAAEARRKGVDVLLAPTLNLHRSPFAGRHFECYSEDPLLTGRIGAAYITGVQSGGVAATAKHYVANDSETERMTLDAHLDERTLHEVYLVPFEAAVEAGVWVVMSAYNGVNGTTMSESPLLDEPLKGAWGFDGLVVSDWGAIRSTAPSARAAQDLAMPGPESPWNDLAAAVESGEVPESALDAKVERLLRLAERVGALNGSTPEEPQVDAPLELLREAVAASTVLLRNDGALPLSPGAKVAVLGPNAATARIQGGGSAGVYPESVVSFLDGLTEVAEVVHTAGVRLEDRPAPLTTANARHPHSDEPGVLVRLLDADGAELAAEHRFLGRVLEVPLVDGARTVEVRGRLTVDATGDWLISVAGFGRLTLDVAGERLVDEDVPLDTDDPAVIHLTPPYRQATAHLEAGATVDLVARRELREHTGTATVLAADPPRLSDADELARAVGMARVADVAVVVVGTTDEIESEGFDRTSLALPGRQDELVRAVRAVNDRTVVVVNSGGPVELPWRDDVAAVLLTWFPGQEAGHGLADVLFGAREPGGRLPTTWAAHQRDLPVSNVTPERGVLRYDEGLHLGYRGWHRAGVRPAYWFGHGLGYTTWAYEQATRTASGVRVRVRNTGERAGREVVQVYVTRPGSAVERPARWLGGWAEVTAEPGEAVEVDLEVPESAYRHWTPDGWAVEPGRFTLLVGRSAGDTPLTARR; via the coding sequence GTGGACGAGGCACTGGACCGGTTGGTCGGCAAGTTGGACGTGGCGCGCAAGGTCCGGTTGGTGACGGGGGCCGCCGGCTGGCGGACGCACGACGAGCCGGACATCGGGCTTCGCCCGATCGTGGTGTCCGACGGCCCGATCGGCGTGCGCGGCCAGGGGTGGGACGAGCGCAGCACGTCGCTGACCCTGCCCTCCCCCACCGCCCTCGCCGCCACCTGGAACGCCGACCTGGTGCGCAGGCTGGGCGTCCTGCTGGCCGCCGAGGCCAGGCGCAAGGGCGTCGACGTCCTCCTCGCCCCGACCCTGAACCTGCACCGCTCCCCCTTCGCCGGGCGGCACTTCGAGTGCTACTCCGAGGACCCGCTGCTCACCGGCCGGATCGGCGCGGCCTACATCACCGGCGTGCAGAGCGGCGGCGTGGCGGCCACCGCCAAGCACTACGTGGCCAACGACTCCGAGACCGAGCGCATGACGCTGGACGCCCACCTGGACGAACGCACCCTGCACGAGGTCTACCTGGTCCCCTTCGAGGCCGCCGTCGAAGCCGGGGTGTGGGTGGTGATGTCGGCCTACAACGGCGTCAACGGCACCACCATGTCGGAGAGCCCCCTGCTCGACGAGCCGCTGAAGGGCGCCTGGGGCTTCGACGGCCTGGTCGTCTCCGACTGGGGCGCGATCCGCTCCACCGCGCCGTCCGCGCGCGCCGCCCAGGACCTGGCCATGCCCGGCCCCGAGAGCCCCTGGAACGACCTCGCCGCGGCCGTCGAGAGCGGCGAGGTGCCGGAGAGCGCCCTGGACGCGAAGGTCGAACGCCTCCTCCGCCTCGCCGAGCGGGTCGGCGCGCTCAACGGCTCCACCCCGGAGGAACCGCAGGTCGACGCCCCGCTGGAGCTGCTGCGCGAAGCCGTCGCGGCGAGCACCGTGCTGCTGCGCAACGACGGCGCCCTTCCGCTGTCCCCCGGCGCGAAGGTCGCCGTCCTCGGCCCGAACGCCGCCACCGCCCGCATCCAGGGCGGCGGCAGCGCGGGCGTCTACCCGGAGTCGGTCGTGTCCTTCCTGGACGGCCTGACCGAGGTCGCCGAGGTCGTGCACACGGCCGGCGTCCGGCTGGAGGACCGACCGGCCCCGCTGACCACCGCCAACGCCCGCCACCCGCACAGCGACGAGCCCGGCGTGCTGGTCCGGCTGCTCGACGCGGACGGCGCGGAGCTGGCCGCCGAGCACCGGTTCCTCGGCCGCGTCCTGGAGGTCCCGCTGGTCGACGGCGCGCGCACGGTCGAGGTGCGCGGCAGGCTCACGGTGGACGCGACCGGCGACTGGCTGATCTCCGTCGCCGGGTTCGGCCGCCTCACCCTGGACGTGGCCGGCGAGCGCCTGGTGGACGAGGACGTGCCGCTGGACACCGACGACCCCGCCGTCATCCACCTGACCCCGCCCTACCGGCAGGCCACCGCGCACCTCGAAGCGGGCGCCACCGTCGACCTCGTGGCACGCCGGGAGCTGCGCGAGCACACCGGCACCGCGACCGTCCTGGCCGCCGACCCGCCCCGGCTCAGCGACGCCGACGAGCTGGCGCGCGCCGTCGGGATGGCCCGCGTGGCGGACGTCGCCGTGGTCGTCGTCGGCACCACCGACGAGATCGAGAGCGAGGGCTTCGACCGCACGTCGCTGGCCCTGCCCGGCCGGCAGGACGAGCTGGTCCGCGCGGTGCGGGCGGTGAACGACCGCACGGTCGTCGTGGTCAACTCCGGCGGCCCGGTGGAGCTGCCCTGGCGCGACGACGTGGCCGCGGTGCTGCTGACCTGGTTCCCCGGCCAGGAGGCCGGGCACGGGCTGGCCGACGTGCTGTTCGGCGCCCGCGAGCCCGGCGGCAGGCTGCCGACGACGTGGGCGGCCCACCAGCGCGACCTGCCGGTGTCGAACGTGACGCCGGAGCGGGGCGTGCTGCGCTACGACGAGGGCCTGCACCTCGGCTACCGCGGGTGGCACCGGGCAGGCGTCCGGCCCGCCTACTGGTTCGGCCACGGCCTCGGCTACACGACCTGGGCGTACGAGCAGGCCACCCGCACCGCGTCCGGCGTGCGGGTCCGGGTGCGCAACACCGGCGAGCGCGCCGGGCGCGAGGTCGTGCAGGTCTACGTGACGCGGCCGGGCAGCGCGGTGGAACGGCCGGCGCGCTGGCTGGGCGGCTGGGCCGAGGTGACCGCCGAGCCCGGCGAGGCGGTCGAGGTCGACTTGGAGGTGCCCGAGAGCGCCTACCGGCACTGGACCCCGGACGGGTGGGCGGTCGAGCCCGGCCGGTTCACGCTGCTGGTCGGGCGGTCGGCCGGTGACACGCCGCTGACGGCGCGGCGGTGA
- a CDS encoding ABC transporter substrate-binding protein, translated as MRLRRISALAVAAALLFSAACSTSNPGANTDNGGVLNVGMPNGPQTENNNPFLNTSAASSLGYRRLLFEPLAMVNETVPTEKPKPWLATEWTWADNYSKLSLTIRDGVTWSDGKPLTAEDVAFTFGLLKSNPGLNVDGVPYDATTVSGNKVDVTFPRSQFVNQKKILEQLIVPKHIWSTIADPNTDTVKTPVGSGPYTLKTFTPQTVTLAVRDSYWQELPKVKEVRYTSYSDNNAQTTALATGASEWSFVFIPNYEAVYTSKDPEHYKLYFPPVLGIHGLWFNTKVKPWDNAALRRAVNMVINRDDIFTQGEAGYFYPKVDNITGIPTPAGTSYIAPEFKDEIVTVDVEAAKKELTDNGFTFEGETLKDPSGQPVTLKMTVPSGWSDYVTNLEIIKDNVSKIGITATVDLPNADTWTKALDTGDFQAALHWTNNGPTPYDIYENIMNGALYKPIGEGGINGNYGRYENPEATALLNEYANAADDAARTAALHKIQQIHVRDMPVAITSAANAGGQYSTKNWVGWPDQANPYAPLQPTLENALDVVMQLKPAA; from the coding sequence ATGCGACTCAGGCGAATTTCCGCACTCGCCGTCGCGGCAGCACTGCTGTTCTCGGCAGCCTGTTCGACCTCGAACCCCGGCGCCAACACGGACAACGGGGGCGTGCTGAACGTCGGCATGCCCAACGGTCCGCAGACCGAGAACAACAACCCGTTCCTCAACACGTCCGCGGCCAGCTCCCTCGGCTACCGCCGGTTGCTGTTCGAGCCGCTGGCGATGGTGAACGAGACCGTGCCGACGGAGAAGCCCAAGCCGTGGTTGGCCACCGAGTGGACGTGGGCGGACAACTACAGCAAGCTGAGCCTCACCATCCGCGACGGCGTGACGTGGTCGGACGGCAAGCCGCTGACCGCGGAGGACGTGGCGTTCACCTTCGGGCTGCTCAAGTCCAACCCCGGCCTGAACGTCGACGGCGTGCCCTACGACGCGACCACGGTCTCGGGCAACAAGGTCGACGTGACCTTCCCGCGTTCGCAGTTCGTCAACCAGAAGAAGATCCTCGAACAGCTGATCGTGCCCAAGCACATCTGGTCGACGATCGCCGACCCGAACACGGACACGGTCAAGACCCCGGTCGGCAGCGGTCCGTACACGCTCAAGACGTTCACGCCGCAGACCGTCACGCTGGCCGTGCGCGACTCGTACTGGCAGGAGCTGCCGAAGGTCAAGGAGGTGCGCTACACCTCCTACAGCGACAACAACGCGCAGACCACCGCCCTGGCGACCGGCGCGTCCGAGTGGAGCTTCGTGTTCATCCCGAACTACGAGGCCGTCTACACCTCGAAGGACCCCGAGCACTACAAGCTCTACTTCCCGCCGGTGCTCGGCATCCACGGCCTGTGGTTCAACACCAAGGTCAAGCCGTGGGACAACGCGGCGCTGCGCCGCGCGGTCAACATGGTGATCAACCGCGATGACATCTTCACCCAGGGCGAGGCCGGCTACTTCTACCCGAAGGTCGACAACATCACCGGCATCCCGACGCCCGCCGGCACGTCGTACATCGCGCCGGAGTTCAAGGACGAGATCGTCACGGTCGACGTCGAGGCCGCGAAGAAGGAGCTGACCGACAACGGCTTCACCTTCGAGGGCGAGACGCTGAAGGACCCGTCGGGCCAGCCCGTCACGCTGAAGATGACCGTGCCGTCCGGCTGGTCGGACTACGTGACGAACCTGGAGATCATCAAGGACAACGTCTCCAAGATCGGCATCACGGCGACGGTCGACCTGCCGAACGCCGACACCTGGACCAAGGCGCTGGACACCGGTGACTTCCAGGCGGCGCTGCACTGGACCAACAACGGCCCGACGCCGTACGACATCTACGAGAACATCATGAACGGCGCGCTGTACAAGCCGATCGGCGAGGGCGGCATCAACGGCAACTACGGTCGTTACGAGAACCCCGAGGCGACCGCGCTGCTCAACGAGTACGCCAACGCCGCCGACGACGCCGCCCGCACCGCGGCCCTGCACAAGATCCAGCAGATCCACGTGCGGGACATGCCGGTCGCCATCACCTCGGCGGCCAACGCGGGTGGTCAGTACAGCACGAAGAACTGGGTCGGCTGGCCGGACCAGGCCAACCCGTACGCGCCGCTCCAGCCCACGCTGGAGAACGCGCTCGACGTCGTCATGCAGCTGAAGCCGGCCGCATGA
- a CDS encoding ABC transporter ATP-binding protein, which produces MTTSTAPSASGTTEVVLEADGLTKHFPVRKRGRELLSRTTRSVRAVEDVTLRLHRGRVTALVGESGSGKSTVARLLAQLYPQTSGAIRLHGEPVDAKGGKRFRAYSKRVQMIFQDPFASLNPVHTVRYHLTRALKIHGNAGGNAAEEEEALAHLLTRVQLTPPERYIDKFPHELSGGQRQRVAIARALGADPEVLLADEPVSMLDVSIRLGVLNLLRDLKERLHLAILYITHDIASARYFADETFVMYAGRVVEGGDSETVTQRPAHPYTQLLIDSAPDPDRPGAEVKDGGTGEPPSLINPPAGCRFNPRCPHAMKVCAERVPPRFAIGDDSAEGAPGQHFAACWLYGEDLSDADRVELRPVEAPPRENSAGAGEVR; this is translated from the coding sequence ATGACGACCAGCACCGCACCGTCGGCCTCCGGGACCACTGAGGTGGTCCTGGAGGCCGATGGCCTGACCAAGCACTTCCCGGTCCGCAAGCGCGGGCGAGAGCTGCTGTCCCGGACCACGCGCTCGGTGCGCGCGGTCGAGGACGTGACGCTCAGGCTGCACCGCGGCCGGGTCACCGCGCTGGTCGGCGAGTCCGGTTCGGGCAAGTCGACGGTGGCCCGCCTGCTGGCGCAGCTCTACCCCCAGACCTCCGGGGCGATCCGGCTGCACGGCGAGCCGGTCGACGCCAAGGGCGGCAAGCGCTTCCGGGCGTACAGCAAGCGGGTCCAGATGATCTTCCAGGACCCGTTCGCCTCGCTGAACCCCGTGCACACCGTGCGCTACCACCTCACCAGGGCGTTGAAGATCCACGGCAACGCGGGCGGCAACGCGGCCGAGGAGGAAGAGGCGCTGGCCCACCTGCTGACCCGTGTCCAGCTCACCCCGCCCGAGCGGTACATCGACAAGTTCCCCCACGAGCTGTCCGGCGGCCAGCGCCAGCGCGTGGCCATCGCCCGCGCCCTCGGCGCCGACCCCGAGGTGCTGCTGGCCGACGAGCCGGTGTCCATGCTCGACGTGTCGATCCGGCTCGGCGTGCTGAACCTGCTGCGCGACCTCAAGGAGCGCCTGCACCTGGCGATCCTCTACATCACCCACGACATCGCGTCGGCCCGCTACTTCGCCGACGAGACCTTCGTGATGTACGCCGGGCGCGTGGTCGAGGGCGGCGACAGCGAGACCGTGACCCAGCGGCCCGCGCACCCGTACACCCAGCTGCTGATCGACTCCGCGCCGGACCCCGACCGGCCGGGCGCGGAGGTGAAGGACGGCGGCACCGGCGAACCGCCGTCGCTGATCAACCCGCCCGCCGGCTGCCGGTTTAACCCGCGCTGCCCGCACGCCATGAAGGTCTGCGCCGAACGGGTGCCGCCGCGGTTCGCCATCGGCGACGACAGCGCCGAAGGCGCTCCCGGGCAGCACTTCGCCGCGTGCTGGCTCTACGGCGAGGACCTGTCCGACGCGGACAGGGTCGAGCTGCGCCCGGTCGAGGCGCCGCCCCGGGAGAACAGCGCCGGGGCCGGGGAGGTGCGGTGA
- a CDS encoding LacI family DNA-binding transcriptional regulator, producing the protein MSRPPTTPPTLEDVARVAGVSRATVSRVINGTRNVDRKIQEVVRAAIDQTGYAPNRAARSLVTKRSGTVALVVSGAGEPGEEDAFAARVFADPFFGRVASGVLGFLRTRGVHPVLMVADTDRAREDVLAFLRQGSADGALLVSTHAEDPLPSRLVEAELPSALFARPARPVPISYVDLDHQAGAKLAADHLVRRGCAQVATIAGPLDVPASQDRLTGFRDAMARHGFPYVPIAEGGFTSGSGEAAMERLLAEHPGIDGVFAANDLMAQGALLVLQKHGRRVPDDVALIGFDDSNPALVCRPRLTTVRQPVEDMAAGMARLLLAQVEEPGLRPKSVIFEPSLVVRESA; encoded by the coding sequence ATGAGCAGACCGCCGACGACCCCGCCGACGTTGGAGGACGTGGCGCGGGTCGCCGGCGTGTCCCGCGCGACCGTCTCCCGGGTCATCAACGGCACCCGCAACGTCGACCGGAAGATCCAGGAGGTCGTGCGCGCGGCCATCGACCAGACCGGGTACGCGCCCAACCGCGCGGCCAGGTCGCTGGTGACCAAGCGGTCCGGCACGGTCGCGCTGGTGGTGTCCGGGGCGGGCGAGCCCGGCGAGGAGGACGCGTTCGCCGCCCGCGTGTTCGCCGACCCGTTCTTCGGCCGGGTGGCCAGCGGCGTGCTCGGCTTCCTGCGCACCCGCGGCGTGCACCCGGTGCTGATGGTCGCCGACACGGACCGGGCCAGGGAGGACGTGCTGGCGTTCCTGCGCCAGGGCAGCGCGGACGGCGCGCTGCTGGTCTCCACGCACGCCGAGGACCCGCTGCCGTCCCGGCTGGTGGAGGCGGAGCTGCCGTCCGCGCTGTTCGCCCGACCGGCCCGGCCGGTGCCGATCAGCTACGTCGACCTGGACCACCAGGCGGGCGCGAAGCTCGCCGCCGACCACCTGGTGCGCCGCGGCTGCGCGCAGGTCGCCACGATCGCCGGACCGCTGGACGTGCCCGCGTCGCAGGACCGGCTGACCGGGTTCCGGGACGCCATGGCGCGCCACGGCTTCCCGTACGTCCCGATCGCCGAGGGCGGCTTCACCTCCGGCAGCGGCGAGGCGGCGATGGAGCGCCTGCTGGCCGAGCACCCCGGCATCGACGGCGTGTTCGCGGCCAACGACCTGATGGCGCAGGGGGCGTTGCTGGTGCTGCAGAAGCACGGCAGGCGCGTGCCGGACGACGTGGCGCTGATCGGTTTCGACGACAGCAACCCCGCGCTGGTCTGCCGACCGCGGCTGACCACCGTCCGGCAACCGGTCGAGGACATGGCGGCCGGGATGGCGCGGTTGTTGCTGGCACAGGTGGAAGAACCGGGACTGCGCCCGAAATCCGTGATCTTCGAGCCCTCGCTGGTGGTCCGGGAGTCCGCCTGA
- a CDS encoding ABC transporter permease: protein MSFLLKRIAFYLFTAWAAITINFFIPRAIPGDPVQALITRARGQMTSDAVQSLYVLFGLDKNASVIEQYFSYLGQLLRGDLGLSFTYFPSPVSQVIGDGLPWTLGLVGITTVLGFIVGTALGTGIGWRRGSWADALIPVTTFVSSIPYFWLGLIAIAVLSGPDSFFPASGAYDNGLVPNPDLQFIGSVLQHGILPAFTILVSSMAGWILSMRNMMVTVASEDYVTVAHAKGLSDRRVMVSYAARNALLPNVSGFALSLGFIVGGTLLVEIVFSYPGLGLQLFQAVGAKDYPLMQGIFLIITLSVLLANFLADVAYLALDPRTRREG, encoded by the coding sequence GTGAGCTTCCTCCTCAAGCGGATCGCGTTCTACCTGTTCACCGCGTGGGCCGCGATCACCATCAACTTCTTCATCCCGCGCGCCATCCCCGGCGACCCGGTGCAGGCGCTGATCACCCGCGCCCGCGGCCAGATGACCAGCGACGCGGTGCAGTCGCTGTACGTGCTGTTCGGGCTGGACAAGAACGCCAGCGTGATCGAGCAGTACTTCAGCTACCTGGGCCAGCTGCTGCGCGGCGACCTCGGCCTGTCGTTCACCTACTTCCCGTCACCGGTGTCGCAGGTCATCGGCGACGGCCTGCCGTGGACGCTCGGCCTGGTCGGCATCACCACCGTGCTCGGCTTCATCGTCGGCACGGCGCTGGGCACCGGCATCGGCTGGCGGCGCGGCTCGTGGGCCGACGCGCTGATCCCGGTGACCACGTTCGTGTCGTCCATCCCGTACTTCTGGCTCGGCCTCATCGCGATCGCCGTGCTCTCCGGGCCGGACAGCTTCTTCCCGGCCTCCGGCGCCTACGACAACGGCCTGGTGCCCAACCCGGACCTGCAGTTCATCGGCAGCGTGCTGCAGCACGGCATCCTGCCCGCGTTCACCATCCTGGTCTCGTCCATGGCGGGCTGGATCCTCTCGATGCGCAACATGATGGTCACGGTGGCCTCCGAGGACTACGTGACCGTCGCGCACGCCAAGGGGCTGTCCGACCGCCGGGTGATGGTGTCCTACGCGGCGCGCAACGCGCTGCTGCCCAACGTCTCCGGGTTCGCGCTGTCGCTGGGCTTCATCGTCGGCGGCACGCTGCTGGTGGAGATCGTGTTCTCCTACCCCGGCCTCGGCCTCCAGCTGTTCCAGGCGGTCGGCGCCAAGGACTACCCGCTCATGCAGGGCATCTTCCTCATCATCACGCTGTCCGTGCTGCTGGCGAACTTCCTCGCCGACGTGGCCTACCTCGCGCTCGACCCGCGCACCCGACGGGAGGGCTGA
- a CDS encoding ROK family protein gives MALKRTTVRDLRRQNRSTLLSTLFFDGPLSRYELSRLSGLSAATVSNVTGELVDDGLVVEAGSVDSDGGRPRVLLRVNPAFGHVVGVDVGETGIKVELFDLALTQLAALDHALSPSSPAAVASLIASSVREVVESAGVPPSTVLGVGVGVPGTVEQGATAVVHAPTIGWDGVRLEELIASASESAWPLYVENGAKTQGQAEMWFGAGRGARHVVIVLIGSGVGAAVVTDGGVYRGATSSAGEWGHTTIVYGGRPCRCGALGCLEAYVGAEGILDRYRKARGRELPGGDDQATVAELIDTASRSKTAARVLEETAGYLGAGIANLVNLFNPERIVLGGWAGLALGAHQLDRIVAATRAHALRHPYEQISIALGRLGPDAVAVGAATLPVAALLDRAADPRKPAARADIA, from the coding sequence GTGGCCCTGAAGCGCACCACCGTCCGCGACCTGCGTCGGCAGAACCGATCGACCCTGCTGTCGACCCTCTTCTTCGACGGGCCTTTGAGCAGGTACGAGCTGTCCCGGCTGTCCGGGCTGTCGGCCGCGACGGTGTCCAACGTGACCGGCGAGCTGGTGGACGACGGGCTCGTGGTCGAGGCCGGGTCGGTCGACTCGGACGGCGGCCGGCCGCGCGTGCTGCTGCGCGTCAACCCCGCGTTCGGCCACGTCGTGGGGGTGGACGTGGGCGAGACGGGGATCAAGGTCGAGCTGTTCGACCTGGCGCTGACCCAGCTCGCGGCGCTCGACCACGCGCTGTCGCCGTCGTCGCCCGCGGCGGTGGCGTCGTTGATCGCGTCGTCGGTCCGGGAGGTGGTCGAGTCGGCGGGCGTGCCGCCGTCGACCGTGCTCGGCGTCGGGGTCGGGGTGCCCGGGACGGTGGAGCAGGGCGCGACGGCGGTCGTGCACGCGCCGACCATCGGGTGGGACGGCGTGCGGCTGGAGGAGCTGATCGCCTCGGCGTCGGAGTCCGCGTGGCCGCTGTACGTGGAGAACGGGGCGAAGACGCAGGGCCAGGCCGAGATGTGGTTCGGCGCCGGGCGCGGTGCGAGGCACGTCGTCATAGTGCTCATCGGGTCCGGCGTGGGTGCGGCGGTCGTCACCGACGGTGGCGTCTACCGGGGTGCGACCAGCTCGGCCGGCGAGTGGGGGCACACGACGATCGTCTACGGCGGCCGGCCGTGCCGGTGCGGCGCGCTGGGGTGCCTGGAGGCGTACGTCGGGGCGGAGGGCATCCTCGACCGGTACCGCAAGGCGCGCGGCCGTGAGCTGCCCGGCGGTGACGACCAGGCCACGGTGGCCGAGCTGATCGACACCGCGTCCCGCTCCAAGACCGCCGCCCGGGTGCTGGAGGAGACCGCCGGCTACCTCGGGGCCGGCATCGCGAACCTGGTGAACCTGTTCAACCCGGAGCGGATCGTGCTGGGCGGCTGGGCGGGCCTCGCGCTGGGCGCCCACCAGCTGGACCGGATCGTCGCCGCCACCCGCGCGCACGCGTTGCGCCACCCGTACGAGCAGATCTCCATCGCCCTGGGCCGGCTGGGCCCGGACGCCGTCGCCGTGGGCGCCGCCACCCTCCCCGTCGCCGCCCTCCTGGACCGCGCCGCCGACCCCCGCAAACCGGCCGCCCGCGCCGACATCGCCTGA